In Lathyrus oleraceus cultivar Zhongwan6 chromosome 2, CAAS_Psat_ZW6_1.0, whole genome shotgun sequence, the DNA window TGATGCACCTCGTTCTTAGCCTATGTACATATATTGACGAAGTATTGAGACATATAATATGTATAAGAGTTTAATCGAAATGCACTGACAGTGTAAAgatattttacactgtcagttaatcacaTCCATTTATTTTTTAGAGAAATTTGACTTTTTCTATAATCACATGTAAAGTAACccaaacggatgattgtgatgtattgacagtgtaaaaaattttacactgacagtgcataacaattaatctctaTGTATAATCTCACGTTAAGATTATTGCATGTGTCACATTATATTTTgtctgatatatatatatatatatatatatatatatatatatatatatatatatatatatatatatatattaattgTATTTATTGTGTTAATTGTAATTGACATGATAAAGTCCTTGGAATAACTAGTTTGTTTAATGATacattaagtgtgacttaatcatgagacctcattaaacataaggatattattcttaaagtatctgcAGTCAAGCTTTACTGTCAAATAGGACAACAATAATGCATAGAGACTATTATGTGAGTAGAATGATGTCCATATCTCGCAGGTCATGGATATGAGATATCAAGTTTTCACATAGGTATaaatattatgagtaatatttatagTGGATTAACCCACTATATATATATTTATTAGAATTGTATTTATTGTGTTAATTTTAATTGACATGATAAAGTCCTTGGAATAATTAGTTTGTTTAATGATacattaagtgtgacttaatcgtgagacatcattaaacataatgatattattcttaaagtatctgtagaCAAGCTTTACTGTCAAATAGGACAACAATAATGCACATAGACTATCATGTGAGTAGAATGATGTCTGTATCACACAGGTCATGGATATGAGATATCAAGTATTCACATAGGTATaaatattatgagtaatatttatagTGAATTGACCCACCATGAGAATAATACATAGTATGTTATGTAAGTGTTAGAAGTTATTCTCATAGTGATAGTGatgtataccatccttcgacctaaaaccactagGGACCCTAAATGTGGATTTGAGTACTTTATTATCAATCAAATATTGTTCGTAACAAGATGACCATAAAGATGGTTGAGGGGTATTCTTTAAATCATTCTGAGTGACAcgagtgacctagatgaaattttcCTTTCCTACATATACAAGAGTAATATCTGTGGGCTCCTTGGTCGAGTATGACTATAAAATGTATGGTCATGCTCAAATAAGTCAATATAAGATATTAAACTTATTTGTTATTATCAAGTATACTCGAGGATCAATGAATAAAATATTTGACTATACAAGGGTGGCACAttttatgccttgtgttcaatatagatatgagggcaaaaggataattatacacatgATCATTATCATAGAAAActgtcagatcacatgacattcTCCTCACTTGGGCAACAACAATGTGTTTCTATATACCACTCATTGcttataatattaaatatatgattTAATATTATTGTTGTTATGAGAACCTACAGGATAACACACATAGAGTATTGATGGTGGAATGGatgattaaattaaatattatttaattttattatgtgttatttatatttatattatttaatatattaacacatataattttatttaattaaataagatTTAGTTTAATAATTGAGAAATGACACTTAATTAAAGTAAAtatgatttaatttaattaattaatttaattaacttagtttaattaaatataaatgatattttatttaattaaaacaatttaattaaataagaTTAAGCTTATTTTGGAAAAGACCAAAATAAGAGTATTAGGGTTTTAGTAGTTATGTATAAATAGAGAGGCATTTTCCTTTGCAATTTTAATGGTCATATTTTCCCATAAACGGCTAGCACCGCATTCCACTTTGCACTCGAGTGGACTTTATAGAGATGATGGTATTATCCACGTTCGTGATCAAAGCTAAAGCACGCTTCAAGAGGTATTTCTTTAATctttattttaatatttaatttatagTTAATGGTTTAATCAAGATTCGTTCATTTGGGTTGTTCCGCTAAGAGgatcaatttttttaaaatccCCTCTTAAATCCCTTAATAACTCTCATGTTATCGTCATTATTCCAAACATATTTAGGTCTTGGTTTACTTATACCTTCAAAAAGAACAGTAGAAATGTATGGACCATTTTTCACAGATTTTCAAACTTTCACCCCTTGTAACTCTAGAAACATTTGCGTCTAATATTTCAAAAGTCATAACACTCACAGGTGAAACTTAATGGTCTATTTACGTTATTCTCTTTGTATAAGAAAGCTTTTACAGAATCCATTTTAACCTTGATCTTGGAGCAAGTTATGTTTGCGCTAATACCAAATGTAACTATGAGGGCAATTTAAGAAGGGGAAGATTAAATTAGTATTGGTGGATCTTTCTCACTTTTATAATATACCTTAACTCATAATTTTACCATAAGAAATTGATTGAATTCTACATTAAGATGAATGTAAAATACATAATTCTAAAGGTATAAAGTAAAGAACAGAAGAGAATTATATTAGTTCCCCTTATCAACCAAGGGTACACCTAGTCCCTCTACTTCCTAGAGAATTTTCCACTATGTTTAGATCCTTGTACGAGTCTTCACCAAGACCTCTTTACAACCTTCTAAAACATACACAAACACTGAATCTTATGGTGGATTCTGAATCTCCCCAACTCAAAGAACCTTTTCAACAATCATCAAACACTATGATGACCCTCACACAAAATACGTCATTTTCTATTATCAAACACCTTTCACCAAAACATTATGATGAAAGATAAACATACTTAAACTTTGTTGAGAAATGAAGAATGTAGTAGACTATTGAATGTTAAATCCAATCTTGAGATTATATACTTTATTTTCTCAATATCATAATTCAAGTATATTATTTAATTTCTCACAATCTATTTTGGTTTATGAAACTTTTTTTGGTTTATAAAAGTTCATATAGTTTCAAACAATTTGAAAAATGAGGAACACtttgaaaatgaaaattaatTCTAATAAATCTAACTTTGAAAGTTGGATATTCATTTTCTAGTGTATTATGCTTTATATACACTTCTAAAAATCTCTATGAATGGATGCATTAGTTTGAAATTGTTCCATGAAGCTTTGTCATTCAAAACAGTGATTTTGGTTCATGAAAAATCACACTAATTCAGCTGGTATTCGAATACCACACCCTAGTCGAAGAATAACATTTTTCAACATTCCATTTTTTTGAAAAACTCACATTGGTATTCGAATACCTCATCCTGGTAGGCGAATACCACTTCCATTCCAACACTAGATTCATCTTTTTAAGTCATAGCTTCTACTGTTTGTATGCAtaatctttgaaaatattttaggttaaCTTTGAATGATATTTTCTGATCTTTTAAGTGATAAATAATATGAATGATGCAATATTAAAGATAAAGACTATTTTAACTTTTTTTCATTGTTGATCTTTACCATTTTATCATGATCAATTTGTTTCTTCATCTTTATCGTTCATTGTCCTCATATTTTTCTTCTTTGTTGATCATTGTTGactttctctttttcttctttttttatgTAGTTTTATTCATCAAAACCCTTGCCAAGGTCAAGGAAAGGCTCTTCTTCACATGGAAGAATTGAAGAGGGTATTTTAGGAGAaatcaaatgaaattttgttcctGAGGGGACAAATGTTGGACCAGATGTTGAGACAACTTGTCCAATTTCTTGAACCAAAATGATAGAAATATGACAACAATAAAACAATACAAGAAGTAGTAAAATAACACAAGAGATTGGTAACCCGTTTTGGTTAAACCACACCTACGTCCGGGGGCACTCTACCCAAGAAAGGAAATCATCTATTTCGAATTAGTACACTTAGTCTTACAAGAACCAACAAACCTTGGGTTGTTCAGAGCCTCTTCCTAATCCTAATGTCTTTCTATTAAAGGACTtcccctaaatatgagaacctaCTCACATTCTTATCAATCATTCAATCATGATTGGTGTTTACAACTCAAGAACAATGTTGAATATTACAACCCAACTAAGACAAACCTTTTATGCCAAGTTATTCAAACATAGAGTTGTACAACAGTTAGATTCCATACTAATTGAGGTATGGCATTAGCTTGGAATACAAGTTGCAAAGACTAAAACCCTATCACAAAGAACCTAGTTCTTGCACACCAAAAATCTTATAAAATAATGAGAATTTAGTCTACTTATATATCAATGTCTTATGGGCTTTTTCTCCTTGTGGATCTGTATTTAGTTCGTCCAGGAAATAGCTAAATCAATTGGATATGCTTTGCTCCTCAAATGTCTCCAAATTATATGATTTGTTTatatttcaaattcaaatttaaatctgATTTAAACATCTCCGACTGCCAAACAAATCAACCAAACATTGCTAAAATAATTGCATCAATAATGATTGAAAACCAATCAGAAAATACACATCAAATAACATCAAACATGACTTGTTGTAAAGGCTAGATTTTGTACAACACATGTTGGAACATCGAGTTCATCAAGTGCACCAGTACATCCAAATCAACTTTTCTCCTTGACTTGCAAATCTTCTATTGTTGAGAGAATCTTGGATAGACGAAATCTGAACCAACTGCAATTTCCATTTATCTATTTCCAAGAGACCAGTTGTTGAAACCCGCATGTTGAAACATTGTGTTCAACATGTATCCCTTTTGCACCAGAACTAGCTTGAGTAAACTCCAAGTTGTTTTGTATAATGTAGTCAATCacaaaaggaccaacatcaaaaGTTTGTATTTTTCAGTTCTTCTCCTACCTAAATCTAATTCTTCCAAGAACAATTCTCTAACATGCCGAAACTTAGTTTCTTCAAACACAACGTCTCTTAACTATTCAAATTCAATGGATCATGTGGAAATATGTTCGGGGGGATCAGTATTGTGATATGGCACCACTACACACTCGGATATTCTTCAAGGAAATTCTAGATTTTGGGCAAACGTAGATCAAGATGTTTCGAGGAAGGTGTTGAAAGTATTATCGTTGATGGATGTGGTGGGGAGAGAGAGGGTTGAAGTTTATAAAGATGACATATGAAACATAAAAGTAAAAGACAAACAAGGGAAGAAGAAACGAGAGGAAAAAATAAGAAGTATGGAAAGCACTATCGTCGATGAATGTGGATCAAGATGTTTCGAGGCAAAAATATGAACCAATTGACATTTCCATATGTCTGTTTCCAAGAGACCAGATGTTGCAGACCACATGTTGGAACATCATGTTCAACATGTGTCCCTTATGCACCAGAACCAATTTGAGTAAACTCCAAGTTATTTTTCATAATGCAATCAATCCCAAAAGGACCAGCAATCTCCCTCTTTGGCAAAATTTGGAAAAACAACTCTTCAAGCACAAAGAAGTTAAGTATCACAAGTATACTTAGACCATCAGCAGCAACATAAGAATATCCATTGGAGCATACAGTAGTAGTAACAAAAATAGCACAAACCAGAGCATAATTCATATATTATTAGGTAGTTAAACATACACACAATATTAAGAGTTTGCTACAATGATCCATAAAAAGAGACATGCAATCATTCAAGATGATTTAGGCATGCATGTACACAAGGTTAGTAGCCAGAGATTAGAAGATACTACTAACACACAAAAGCAACTCACATAAGGGACAAATGTCAAGCCAAATGTTTTAGCATGTGAGCACACATAAACCATATCAACTAGTACCATACAGGACAGTCAATATTAAGCACATTAGGATATATCAGGCCAGTAGAAGATCCTCATACATCACACAACCAGTAGTTAAATCATTAGACACCACTCTACTACATAAAACCATTAATCCCCATCTTTGCCATAATTTGGCAAAGGTATACGTTAGAAAGTGAGTCAGTCAGCTCAGTGGTCAGTATGTTAGCAAATACACACAATTCAGGAGCAAGCAAAAAAATGTTGAATTAAGATGCTAGAGCATTAGTCTTTTATATTCAACACCTGGTGAAACTTGTTCTAAAGCAAAAAGTTACATCACCGACACAAAATATACCCATGCAAGGGTTAAAATTACAAATGAAAAGAAACATCCAAGTGATGTAGTTTTAACAACAGGCAACTACATTAGATACCACATGTCAGACTAGATGTCTAGTACATCCTGCTTAACACCAACAGACAACTTACTCTTCAGAGTTATCCTCCTCCCCTTCAAATTTTTCTTCTCCTTCCTCCTTATTTGACAATATTTTGATCAAATCATCCACCTTATTCTTTCTGATCGTACTTGAAGTAATTGTTGATTGAAAAGTATTTGACACTTCCATCAGTTCATGTAGAGCCTTATCTTTGGTGGTTTTGGAACCAGAGGAGTAACTTCTACTAGCAGCATGACTATGACTTCTTGGCACCTTAATGCCAACAACATGAGATCCAACAAAGTGTTTGTAGTCCAAAGTCAGTGGGCCTGAATTTTTTTCTTGATTTCATTTGCATGCAGTATTTTGGGGTGTTGCTTTTATATGATTCCAATGATTAAACATGGAAAGGCAATAGGAAGTTTCACTGCATAAGAGTCAACATGTTTCATTGTCTGGCTAAAAATATGTTCCCCAAAATTAGTTTGGCCTTTGTTCCAATTCGAAAAATAAGTTTAGCCAAGACAGGTGTGATGCTTGAGCTATGGTTGGTTGGAACCCGATTTGATGCACATATTCTATTTAGAACAACATATTTCATACTCAGACTAGAGAAGATTGAGCTTTTCTTTGGCCACTGTTGGACTTGATTAGCGGAGATTTCTCTAGCCACTTTGTCTTGGGAGGGAACATTATCATATTCCGCATTTTTTTTCCCTAGATAGTCATTGATGACTTTAAGTGAGAACTTCACACAACATCCTTGAACATAGACTTTGCATAATACTTTTCTCCCTTCCTTATTGCATTCACTATACATATTAACAATAAATTCTGAGACAAGCTTTTCATAGCAAGGATCAATGTCTGTTACAATTTTCATTAGACCAACTTTCTCTAGTAAATTCCAGATTTCTTGATAGTCAAGAGTATCTTTATGCATCTCCTTTTCCAAAGAAAATCTTCTTTGACACATAAACCTCCATTTTTAACACTTTCTTCAGAGTGAAATGACACATTATCCAAAAGAGCAGCAAGAATATTCACAGACACCATTTTTCATCCAATCTTCTTTCTGGAAGAGGGCATAATGTCAAGGTCATCTGCTTCGTCATTTGATTTAGAGTCACTTGAAAAAACAAGCTTCCTATTAATATATTTTCTTTTTAAGGCATTTGCTTTGgttttcttcttcttgttttCTTCGTCAGACAGAGTTCTAGTCAATCTTTTCATAACAAGTTCTTCATCTGTTTTGGTTTCTTCTTCAACATCCACCCCTCCTTAACTTTCTCTTGAGTTACCTTGTCTTGAGGTCTAGATACACTATTAATGAGACTCATAATTATGTGGGCAATAGGAATGTCATCATTCTCATCTAATTTTTAATGTCAGGGCAAACTCAAACAGGATACATAAAGGATTCTATTGTCATGTGTAATTATGATTTTATTTGTCATTACGAAGAGTTTAACTATAAATCACACACTCACATGTAAAGTGATGAAATTGAAGAATTGTGACTTCAAAATCATTATAAATAGAGGTGTGCAAGATGCGACTATAAAAAATGGGGATAAGACAATTAATATAAAAAACCTTCGGATTATCCTTTCCCGTCTCATATGAGTTTAAAGacaaatatatatttttatttttgtaataTAGGATACttgtttttaatttatttataagaCCACATTATTACTACATTTTGATTAGTTTACaagacaaaaaaaattatttaatgaatattttttatttaatttgtAATATAGCGAGTGTTTGAAATTTTACCAAACATATTAATGAAACaattcttttaaattttattaattcCAATAAAACAAAAACATCATAGCTTGAACATAATGAGATGAGTATTACCAGAATTATGTTGTAGTAACAACAAATAATCATTTAAACACATAAACAATCTTGGAAAAGCCTTTAATCCAAATCTGATCAAGACCTTTCTCTCTAGAACTGTCTTAGACCACTCAACCAATAACTGATTGCCACGTGGCAATAAAAGTAATCTTCAATGTGTGGATCATAAAGATCCTTAGCTAAGATATTTGAGATATGAATTTGTATATACTCAAATGAGTCACTATTATAAATTCATTCATTCCCTTTGGATATACTATCTTGCTTCAAAACACCACACATTTCTCTATCTCAGCAAAACAACATAGCCATGGCCACATCAATCTCTGCTGTTAATCCTATCAGCAAAACTCCAGTATGTTGCTTTACTTACTTAATTATCATATATTCTTGTTCTTATACGCTTTTAAGTTATTATTGATATCGACGTGTCAGTGTTTGTATCGGTGTGTGACATAATATTGTGATATTGCAGTTGAGTTTGAATAATTCTCGAGCAGTAGCTTCAGCTTCAAGTTCATCTTTCTTTGGAAGCAGTTTAAAGAAGGTTATCTCAAAGGTTTCAAACACCAGGGTTTCTTCCAATGGAAGGTTCAAAGTTGTTGCTGCTGAGATTGATGAGAGCAAGCAAACTGATAAGGATAGATGGAGAGGTTTGGCTTATGATGTTTCGGATGATCAACAAGATATCACGAGAGGGAAGGGTTTGGTTGACTCAGTTTTTCAAGCTCCGGATAATTCTGGAACTCATTATGCAGTCATGAGTTCTTATGAGTACATTAGTACCGGACTTAAACAGTGAGTCATAGATAGATATTCTTTCAACTGTGTCGGTGTCGGTGTTGATATCTGAAACCTACAAATAACACTTGTGATTACGTGTAATTTATTTACTTTTTAATATTATTGCTGGTGTTGACGTGTCTGTCTGAGTATCGTGTTTCTGGTATCCGTGATTCATAGAGTGCTAATTTAGGTTCAAATTGTTTAAAGTTGTTTTTTATATGAAGGTGGTGGTGAGTGTGCATGATGGTTATTTCAGGTACAACCTTGACAATATGATGGATGGATTTTACATTGCTCCTGCTTTTATGGACAAGCTAGTTGTTCACATCACCAAGAACTTCATGAGTCTTCCTAACATCAAGGCATGTAATTAGATGTATATGTATATTATTTACGTAGATCGTGGTTTTAAATTGCGGTCACGGTTGCAGATATAGCAACTAAGACTATAATAAAATAGAGAGTCATATTCAAAtattttttcatgaatttttcagGTTCCTTTGATTCTTGGTATCTGGGGAGGTAAAGGTCAAGGAAAATCTTTCCAAGCTGAGCTTGTTTTTGCCAAGATGGGAATCAAGTAAgttattttcatattttcatatgatgaaattgGTCATCTATGATTCGCCCGCACTTTATATTTATAGGTCATCATTCCTATAAAATAAACAAATTTACTATTATTTTTCATTCACCGACACGTTTCAGAAATCAGACACGCATAGATTATCATGTTGTATAAATATATATGATTTCACAATTGCAGCCCAATCATGATGAGTGCTGGAGAGCTTGAAAGTGGAAATGCAGGAGAACCAGCAAAACTGATAAGACAGAGATACCGAGAAGCGGCCGACAGAATAAAAAAAGGGAAAATGTGTTGTCTATTCATAAACGATCTTGATGCAGGAGCGGGTCGATTAGGAGGAACAACACAGTACACAGTAAACAACCAAATGGTAAATGCAACACTTATGAACATTGCTGATAACCCAACAAATGTTCAACTACCTGGTATGTATAACAAAGAAGAGAATCCGCGTGTTCCGATCATTGTTACTGGTAATGATTTTTCAACATTGTATGCTCCTCTCATTCGTGACGGTCGTATGGAGAAATTCTACTGGGCACCTACGAGAGAAGATCGTATCGGTGTTTGTAAAGGAATTTTTAGGCATGATAATGTTCCTGAAGAGGAAGTTGTTAAGATTGTTGACACTTTCCCCGGTCAATCTATTGGTAAGTTTCTTGCTAGGAAAGTAAACACTAACACGGACACAAACACAGACAAAACACTGACACGATAATACCAGTAATAATTTGAAATAACGGATAAATTTGTCGTGTGTCAGAGTCCGACATGTCTTTGTGCAGAGATGTCAGTGCTACTGAGAGACTAATTGgcatgcattattatttttttgcaGATTTCTTTGGTGCATTGAGGGCTAGAGTATATGATGATGAAGTGAGAAAGTGGATCTCTGGCGTTGGAATTGAAGGCATTGGGAAGAAGCTTGTGAACTCAAAAGAAGGACCTCCAACTTTTGATCAACCAAAAATGACATTGGAGAAATTGTTGGAGTATGGTAACATGCTCGTTCAAGAACAAGAGAATGTTAAGAGAGTCCAATTGGCAGATAAATACTTGAGCCAAGCTGCTCTTGGTGATGCCAATGAGGATGCTATCAAGAGTGGAACTTTCTATGGTTAGATCTCTTTTTTTTCTCGAGGCATTCATTGAACATTTTGCACGTAGATTCTCTGATCACTATTATAAGCACAAAGATTCTTTTGTCAGGTTTATTGAATAATCGATGTATTGTATTTGCAGGGAAAGCAGCACAGCAAGTAAATATTCCTGTTCCCGAAGGTTGTACGGATCCAAATGCTAAAAACTACGACCCAACTGCTAGAAGTGATGATGGAACATGCTTATACACAGTTGAATAATCTAAAAAAACTCCTATTAGGTAAAGTTAATGAGGAGAAGCTGAGGATTTAGATAATAGTCGAATAATTTTATCATCTTGTTAAAATTGTGATCCATAGTTGAGATTTATTGTGCACAATGTTAATGTTAATCAGATTGGTTGCATGTTGAGCTTAATGTATTTTCATTCATCTAATCCATAATGTATTATGGTATCAAAAGATGTAGAATAATTCCAAGAACCTTTTTCCTTCTTTCACAATTGAGTTTCTTCACCTCTAAGTAACAATGGTGGATTTCCTCTCATGCATTATCAGCTAAGTCACCTTATGAAATCATTCATGGAACTTCAACATTATCGGTGACACCTCAAAGTTAACCATTGATTCTAACAATGCATATTTATTAGTTACAAAAAGAGAATCAAAGATACGTTCTCATGGCTTTAGTCATCATAGAAGTTTCCATCTTAAGAAATATGGTCTTTTATGAAGAATATTTTCCTTTCATACAGCCAAGATCATCGTCTTCCCCTGAACACGCAATACTTAACCATATTTCCTTTTTCTTAACAATAATATATGCAATAATGTCTCTGATCCATTTGAAAGTGACATATCACAATGCGGAAGGAAGACCGGTCGTGACAACGGCCGATTTAGATAAGGCCGAATGAATCAAAGAAGTTATGCAAAGAGGTCTTTTAGTGTCAGCCACAACTTAGCCACAACTTTAGAAGCGGAAACAAGAGGGAAGCTAGTAAAATCTGTATCTGTAGaaaaatttataaattaattttaaatagcGAAGTCTCTTTTTAATTTGGAAAAATCAAATATTTAAAATGGTGATTTTAAGATTATAAGCTAACACGCGAAAGAGGGTGTTTATACGCTTAAAATCCGGTATCAGTCACGCGAAAATGGACGATACTTTTAAATTAATTTTCTATTAAAAGTAACTTTTCAAAGTAAAAATTGATTGTTTTCCAAAAGGAATTTTGCAGTGTAACATTGGACACGCGAAAGCGGACAATTAGATTACAGAGCCAAAAACGGGTACATGTCATACGAAAGCGAACAATATCTTTAACTTAATCTTTTTTCTACTAGAAAATATTTTCTCGTTATAAATATAAGATACGATTTTGTGATCTATACCTTTTATACTAAAACCAACAAAGTCGTGCACTTGTGACCTTGTCAGATACCACAAGTGGGAAGAACGTTATGTTGAGGTGACTAGACAACAAGACAAATATCACACTTCATCTAGAAGCAATAGGGTAATCCATGTCAGAAATCGTCATCCATTCCTCACGATCTTGAACACCCAAACTAGATATTTGCAACGAACTCTTAACTTCTGAGGTTGTGCCATAAACATCTTTGAACAAAAATAATTGTTTTTATAAACTTCACAATCTAGTTTCGTCTAAATCAATGGCCATGAATTTTCACCCTATACAAGTAAATTTCCAATAGCACATAATCTATAATTCCCATCAACCTCCACATATATAAAATAGAGTGTTATACCAATGTTTAATGTTGACAACACTTTTTTGAAATGATACTCTAATTGCACCTAATTACTGTTTTAACATGGTGTGTTGATTGTATCTCATCATCTG includes these proteins:
- the LOC127118272 gene encoding ribulose bisphosphate carboxylase/oxygenase activase 2, chloroplastic, which translates into the protein MATSISAVNPISKTPLSLNNSRAVASASSSSFFGSSLKKVISKVSNTRVSSNGRFKVVAAEIDESKQTDKDRWRGLAYDVSDDQQDITRGKGLVDSVFQAPDNSGTHYAVMSSYEYISTGLKQYNLDNMMDGFYIAPAFMDKLVVHITKNFMSLPNIKVPLILGIWGGKGQGKSFQAELVFAKMGINPIMMSAGELESGNAGEPAKLIRQRYREAADRIKKGKMCCLFINDLDAGAGRLGGTTQYTVNNQMVNATLMNIADNPTNVQLPGMYNKEENPRVPIIVTGNDFSTLYAPLIRDGRMEKFYWAPTREDRIGVCKGIFRHDNVPEEEVVKIVDTFPGQSIDFFGALRARVYDDEVRKWISGVGIEGIGKKLVNSKEGPPTFDQPKMTLEKLLEYGNMLVQEQENVKRVQLADKYLSQAALGDANEDAIKSGTFYGKAAQQVNIPVPEGCTDPNAKNYDPTARSDDGTCLYTVE